The genomic window AGCGAGGTGGGTGTGCGGGTGGGCGCCGAACTTCCGCGGCGGTGATCCCGCACTCCGTGCACTATGCGCGCGCATAGTGGATACGTCGGACATAAGGGCCCCCTCCCCTCTCACCCCGGCTGCTTTTCCAGCAGGTCGACGAGGGCGCCGCGCACCGACGCGAGCACGTCCTCGCGTTGTTCGACCACGGCCACCAGGACGGCGCCGCCGATGCGGGCGTTGACGCTGCTTTCCTCGACGCCGGGATACCCGGCTGCGTCGAGCAGCACGCGGAAATCCAAGTAGAGATCGCAGCGCACTCCGTCGAGCGCCGCGCGGAGCGGCTCGGACTCCCGGATGCCGTCGAGCATGATCGCCAGCCAGTCCGTCAGCATGTCCCCGGTGGGCTCCTCGCCGACCATGATCCGCAGGAGCAGGTCCGCAGTGGCTTCCGGCGGAAGTGGGGCGCGCACCTCGCGCAGAATCGTTTCTGCGTCTCGTCGTCGACGACGCCCCAACTCTGCGACGGCGGTGACCAGCAGGTCTTCGCGGGTGTTGTAGTAGTAGCCGATGGATCCCACCGGTACTTGTGCGCGGGCGGCGACCTGACGGTGGGTCACCCCCGGCACGCCCTTTTCAAACATCAGCGCGACGGCGGCGTCGAGAATCTGCCTCTTTTTCTCAACCGCGCGGGCTTGCTGCGCACGACGCACAACGGTCATGTCCAACCCTTAAGCGACAAACTCATGCATAACAACTTATTTGAATGGGGGGCGGCATGCAATTCCCGTTTCTTCCCCATGCCTCGGACGAACACGAAAAGACGACGCCGCCGCACCCTTGTCCAGGGAGCGGCGGCGCAACACGTCGTGCCTAGAGGTTGGGGAACCAGATGGAGATCTCGCGCTCGGCGGACTCCGGGGAGTCCGAACCGTGGACGACGTTCTCGCCGACGGTCAGAGCGAAGTCACCGCGGATGGTTCCCGGGGTGGCCTTGGACACCGGGTCGGTGCCGCCGGCCAGCTGACGCCACGCCTCGATGGCGCGCTCGCCCTCGACGATGCCCGCCACCAGCGGAGCGGAGGTGATGAAGTCGACGAGCTCACCGAAGAACGGCTTATCCTTGTGCTCCTCGTAGTGTTTCTCCGCAGTCTCGCGGTCAGTGGTGCGCAGGTCCAGAGCGGTCAGCTTCAGGCCCTTGCGCTCGATGCGGGCGATGATCTCGCCGACGTGGCCGTTCTTGACGCCGTCCGGCTTGATGAGGATGAGAGTGCGTTCAGTCATGGACAAGACTCTACCCAATTCTTTTCCCGACAGTGCGCCGAGGTCCGGCTCACTTCACCCCACGCACGACCGCGCCCGCGTCCTCGGTGCTCGCGTAGCGAAACCACAGCTGCACCTGCCGGATCGCGCCGGCGTGGTTGCCCTCGGATTTCATCCGGCGGACCGTCTCCGTCTGTTCCTCGTCCAGCACGATCGGCTCCGGTTCATGGTTCTTCGCGGTCACCACGAACCCGAGCGCCAAAAAGATTCCGGCCACGACGATGGCGACGACGGCCGTCCAGGTGGGCTGGCCCAGCACACGCAGGGCGATGGCCACCACCGAGAAGACCGCGGCGAGCGAGAAATAGAGGATGCGCATGGCCCGCCAGTCTAATCGCCGCGCGGGTAGCGTGGGGCCATGTCGAACACCGAGCCCGCCCCCAGCGAAATCGATCTCGCCACGACCGCGCCCGTCTGCGCCGACGGGGCCAAGGTGGAGATCATCACCGCCCGCGCCGTCCCCCTCGGCGGCCCGCGCGCCATGACCGTGCACCGCACCCTGCCGCAACGCCAGCGCTCCACTATCGGCGCCTGGTGCTTCGTCGACCATTACGGCCCCGACGACGTCAGCGACACCGGCGGTATGGACGTGGCCCCGCACCCGCACACCGGATTGCAGACCGTCAGTTGGCTGTTCGAGGGCGACGTCACCCACCACGATTCGGGCGACCACCACGCCGTCGTCAAGCCCGGCGAGGTCAACCTCATGACCGCGGGCGCCGGCATCTGCCACTCGGAGGTGTCCACCCAATCCACGACCATTCTGCACGGCGTGCAGTTGTGGACCGTGCTGCCGGACTCCGCCCGCCACGGCGAACGCCGCTTCGACCACCACGCCCCCGCACCCGTCGCCTTCGACGGCGGCGAGGCGCTGGTGTTCATCGGCGAGCTGCTGGGCTATTCCTCCCCCATCCCCGCCTTCACCCCGCTCGTCGGCGCGGAGCTGCGGCTGGACCCGGGCGCCGTCCTCGAGCTCGACGTCGACCCCGACTTCGAACACGGCCTGCTCGTCGACGCCGGCGAAATCGACCTCGAGGGCGTCGCCGTCGCGCCCCGCGAACTGGCCTACACCGGCGTCGGCGAAACCCGCCTGCGCATCCGCAACAACGGCGCCGACCGCGCCCGGCTGGTGTTCATCGGCGGCGAGCCCTTCACCGAAGACGTGGTCATGTGGTGGAACTTCATCGGCCGCGACCACGATGAAATCGTCCAGTTCCGCGAGGAATGGGAAAACCACGCCGAGCGCTTCGGCGTCACCCGCGGTTACGTCTCCCACGACGCCGACGGCCTGGACCGCCTGCCCGCCCCCGGCTTCCCCAACGCCCGCATCCGCCCCCGCGTCAGCCCCGACCCGGTCGCCCGCCCGGAATTGAGGACCGAATCATGAGCCTGAGCGACACACTCGGCAACCCCGTGGACGTCCGCCCACAGGGGCAGTCCTTCCATATCACCTACGCCGACGACGAAGTCGCCGGTCGCGCCGACTTCCGCGACACAGACGGCGAACGCCTCTTCTTCCACACCGAAGTCGAAGAACAGTACGGCGGCCGTGGGCTGGCGTCCACGCTCCTCGACGCCGCCCTGGCCGCCACCGCCGCCGACGGCCTGACCGTCGTGGCCGTCTGCCCGTTCGTGAAAGCCCGCCTGGAGAAAGACGCCGGGCCCGTCACCTGGCGTAAACCCTCCCCCGATGACCTGACCTGGCTGCGCCGACACCTCTGACATCAGGAGAACCCCATGACTGATTCCACCCCGAGCTACGGCCCCTACCTGGACAAGTTTTTCCCCGAGGTCTACAAGTCCCTCAACAAAGTCTCCGGTCAGGTGCGCAAGATTTACCCCGACGTGGACCTGTCCACCGCCCTGATCGAGCTGATCAGCGTGCGCGCCAGCCAGCTCAACGGCTGCGCCGCCTGCCTGTCCATCCACGTGCCCGCCGCCCGACGCGCCGGCGTGAGCGAGACCAAGCTGCAGGTGTTGCCCGCCTGGCGGGAGGTCGACGTCTTCGACGCGCAGGAAAAGGCCGCGCTCGAGCTCTGCGAGGAACTGACCCTGTTGCCGCCGGGGCGTCGTCACGCGGACGCCGCCGTGCGTGCCTGCGAGCACTTCGCGGAGGAGCAGGTCGCCGCCCTGGAGTGGGCGATCATCCTCATCAACACCTACAACCGCATTTCGATTGCCTCGGGACATCCGCCGCTGACGCGATGAGCGGGGCACCCAAAACAGGAAGGATCACTTCATGACTGACCAGAACACCCCCGTTGGCCCGCAGCTCGACCAGGAGCTTCGCGACGTCTTCCTGGCGCAAGACAAGGCCGCCTCCCTGCTGGGCAAGAAATACGCCGAGGTGGAGCTGCCCGAGGCGCTCGTGGAGCTGACGATGGTGCACGCGAGCCAGCTCAACGGCTGCGCGGCGTGCTTGACGACACACGTGCCGGCCGCCCGTAAGGCCGGGGTGCCGCAGGAAAAGCTGGACGTGCTGCCCGCCTGGCGCGAGGTCGACGTCTTCGACGCACAGGAAAAGGCCGCGCTCGAGCTCTGCGAGGCGTTGACTCTGCTGCCGCGGGGCAGGCGCCACGCCGACGCCCCGGTGCAGGCCGCCGAGCACTTCACCGACGGGCAGTTAGTCGCCCTGGAGTGGGCGATCATCATGATCAACACGTATAACCGCATCTCGATCGCCTCGGGCCACGGCCCCACCGGGTGACGGGGTGGCTGGGCCTTAAATACACGAGGCGCCGCACGGAGAATGATCCGTGCGGCGCGTTGTCGCCGCGGTTACTTGACGTCGTCGGCCGTGCCCAGATGCTGGGTGACCAGCAGGCCGCGGCGCATGCGCTCGATCAAGTTGCGGCGCAGGGCCAGCAGATACCACCACACGAAGATGAAGATCACGACCATCGCGCCGAGTGACCAGTGGACGAGGAAGCCCACCAGGCCGACGGCCTGCAGCGCCAGGTTGATCTGCAGTGCCTTCGGCAGCCGCTGCAGGAACGCCATCACGAAGTACAGGGCGCCGAGGATGACGGTGAACCAGATGTTGAACGGCGTCCACAGCACGCCGCTGTCGATTTTGAGGATCACGGTCAGCGACAGCCAGACGGTGAGCGCCTCCAGCACCAGCACTCCGCTCATCACCCCGCGCAATCCCTTCAGGGGGTCTTTGGCGGGGGCGTGGCCGGGGCCTAAGGGGCCGGGATTCACGGCGTGGTCGGACGTGGCGTCGTGCTGCGGGTCCGTCATTGGGGGTCCTTTCCGAACATGGTGCGGGCCTCGCCGGCGGCGACGACGGAGCCGGTGATCACGATGCCGGAGCCGGACTGCACGTCGGCGTCCTCCGCCAGTTCAACGGCCAGGGCGTAGGCGCCGGGCAACGAATCCGCCACGTGTACGCGTTCCTCGCCGTAGATTTCGCGGGCGGTCTCCGCCAGATCATACGCGTCAAGCGCCCGCGGGGAAGAAACCTGGGTGACCACGATCTCCGACAGGTGCGGCTCCAAGGAGGCGAGGATGCCGGGGGCGTCCTTGTCGCCGAGGACGGCGACCACGCCGATGAGCCGGTGGAAGTCGAAGTCGCGCTCCAGCGCCTCCCCCAACGCTTTCGCGCCGTGCGGGTTGTGGGCGGCGTCGATGAACGTCGTCGGGGTCGAGCGCATGCGTTCCAGCCGGCCCGGAGAGGTGACCTGGGCGAAGCCGCGGCGCACGGTGTCGACGTCCAGCGGGCGGCCGGGGCCGGCGCCGAAGAACGCCTCCACGGCGGCGAGTGCCACGGCCGCATTGCGGGCCTGGTGTTCGCCGGACAGGGGCAGGAAGACGTCGTCGTAGTCGCCGGCCAGGCCGCGCAGGGTGAGCTGCTGGCCGCCGACCGCGATACCGGATTCGAGCACCCCGAATTCGCTGCCGGCGCGCGCCACGGCGGAGTCCACCTCGACCGCGCGTTCCAGCACGACCTGCAGGGCGGCGGGGTCCTGCTCCGCGACGACGGTGACGTTGTCCGACGGGGTCAACGGGTCATCCGCGTCCGCCCGGCGTTTGATCACGCCGGCCTTCTCCGCCGCGATCTCCTCGATCGTCTCGCCCAGGTAGTCCGTGTGGTCCATGCCGATCGGGGTGATCACGGCGACCTCGGGGTGGATGACGTTGGTCGCGTCCCACTCCCCGCCCATGCCGACCTCCACGACGGCGACGTCCACGGGGGCGTCGGCGAACGCGGCGTAGGCCAGGGCGGTGAGAACCTCGAACTTGCTCATCGGGGTTCCGGTGCGCTGGTCCACCAGCTCGACGTAGGGCTTGATCTCCTCCCACGTGCGCACGAAGTCGCGCGGGTGGACGGGCACGCCGTCGAGGGTGATGCGCTCGGTCACCGACTGCAGGTGTGGGCTGGTGGCCCGGCCGGTGCGGCGGTGGAAGGCGCGCAACAGCGACTCGATCATGCGCACCGTCGAGGTCTTGCCGTTGGTGCCGGCGACGTGAATCGATTTGAAGGAGTGCTGCGGGGAGCCGAGCAGATCCATGAGCAGCTCGATGCGCTCTAAACTCGGCTCGATCTTCGTCTCCGGCCAGCGCTGGTTCAACTCCGCGTCGACGCGCGCCAGCTCGGCCCAGTCGGCGTCGCCGATCGCCTCGGACGCCGGGGCCGCGCGCTCTTCGTCGAGGTTGGCGCCGCCGAGGTTCAGCGTCAGCCCGTGGTCAGTGAGCTTGACGTCGCCGAACTCGCTGAGGTCCTCGCCACCCTCGGCGTCGCCCTCCTCGTCGAGGTCGTCGACGGTGGCGGGCCCGTTCATGTCTTCGAGCGCCTCCCGGATCTTCTCCAGCGCCTCGGCCTCGTCGGGGGTGTGCTCGTCGCGGGAATCGGCCACTACTTCAATCCCCCCAGTCGGGCGGTCAGTCGCTCGACCTCTTCTTGGGCCACCTGCCGGCGGGCCCGGATCTTATCGACGACCTCGGTCGGCGCCTTCGACAAAAACGCCTCGTTGGCGAGCTTCTTGCCGGTGCCGTCCAGTTCCTTGTTCGCCGCCGCGAGTTCCTTTTCCAGGCGCTTGCGCTCGGCGACCTTGTCCACCGTGCCGGAGGTGTCCAGCGCGACGGTCAGGGTGGACTGCGACAGGCGCAGCTCCAGGGAGGCAGACTCCTCGAAATCGTCCTCCGGGGCGGTCACCTTCGCCAGCGAACGCACCAGCGGCTCCTGCCCGGCCAAGTCGGCCGCCGCGAAGTCGATGGCGGCCGGCACCTTCTGCGAGGGTTTGACGCCCTGGTCCGAACGGAACCGACGCAGTTCGGTGACCAACTTCTCGGCGTCCTCGATGCGGCGGGCGGCGACCTCGTCGGCCGTCGCGCCGCCGTTGGTGTCCGCGGCCGTCGGCCACGGCGCCACGGTGACGGTCTCCCCCTCGGTCAGGGTGGTCCACAGCAGTTCGGTGATGAACGGCATCGACGGGTGCAGCAGACGCAGCACCACGTCCAGCACCCGACCGAGCACGATCTGGGTGTTCGTGCCTTGCTGGGTGACCTCGTCGCGCGGGATCTGGGTCTTGGCGATCTCCAGGTACCAGTCGCAGAACTCCGACCAGGTGAACTGGTAGAGCTCCTCGTTGGCCTTCGCGAACTGGTAGTCCTCCAGGTAGGCGTCGACCTTGCCGCGGACTTCCTCGAGGCGGTCGAGGATCCAGCGGTCGGCGTCGGTCAGCTCCTCGCGCGGCGGCAGCTCGCCCACGTCCGCGCCGTTGAGCAGGGCGAACTTGGTGGCGTTGAAGAGCTTGGTGGCGAAGTTACGCGAGGATTGCGCGTGATCTTCGCCCACCGGCAGGTCGATGCCCGGGTTGGCGCCGCGGGCCAGGGTGAAGCGCAGCGCGTCGGCGCCGAACTTGTCCACCCAGTCCATCGGGTCGATGCCGTTGCCCAGGGACTTGGACATCTTGCGGCCGTGCTCGTCGCGCACCAGGCCGTGCAGGTACAGGTCCGTGAACGGCACCTGCGGGCGCCCGTCCTTGCCGCGTCCCAGCAGCTCCGGGGTCAGGGTGCCGGCGAAAGTGCCGAACATCATCATGCGCGCCACCCAGAAGAACAGGATGTCGTAGGCGGTGACCAGCACCGAGGTGGGGTAGAACTTCTCCAGGTCGGGGGTCTTGTCCGGCCACCCCATCGTGGAGAACGGCCACAGCGCGGAAGAGAACCAGGTGTCCAGGACGTCCGGGTCCTGCTCCCAGCCTTCGCCGGCCGGCGGCTGCTCGTCCGGCCCGACGCACACGACCTCGCCGTCGGGTCCGTACCAGATCGGGATGCGGTGGCCCCACCACAGCTGGCGCGAAATCGTCCAGTCGTGCATGTCGTCGACCCAGTCGAAGTAGCGCGGCTCCATCGCCTCCGGGTGGATGACGGTGTCGCCTTCGCGAATCGCGTCGCCGGACATCTTCGCCAGTGCATCGACCTTGACGAACCACTGCAGCGACAGGCGCGGCTCGATCGGCTCGCCGGAGCGCTCGGAATGGCCCACGGAATGCTCGTAGGGGCGGACTTCCTTGACGATGCGTCCCTGCTCGGCCAGGGCCTCGCGCACCTTGACGCGGGCCTCGAAGCGGTCCAGTCCGTCGAAGTCGGTGCCGGTGTCGGCGATGTGTCCGGTCTTGTCCATGATGGTCGGCATGGCCAGATCGTGGCGCACGCCCATGGCGTAGTCGTTGGGGTCGTGCGCCGGGGTCACCTTGACGGCGCCGGAGCCGAACTCGGGGTCGACGTAGTCGTCGGCGATGACCTTCAGCTTCAGGTCGTCGCGGAACGGGTGCGCGAACTCGGCGCCGATGAGGTCGCGGTAGCGTTCGTCTTCTGGATGCACGGCGATCGCGACGTCGCCGAGCATCGTCTCCACGCGCGTGGTGGCCACGATCAGGTGCGGTTCGTCGTCGTTGAGCGAGCCGTAGCGGATGGACACCAGCTCACCCTGGACGTCCTTGTGGACGACCTCGATGTCGGAGACGGCGGTCTCCAGCGACGGCGACCAGTTCACCAGTCGGTTGGCCCGGTAGATCATGCCCTGGTCGTAGAGCGCCTTGAAGATCGTCTGCACCGCGCGGGAAAGCCCCTCGTCGAGTGTGAAGCGGTCGCGGGACCAGTCGACGGAGTCGCCGATGGCGCGCATCTGCGACTGGATGTCCCCGCCGTACTGCTGCTTCCACTCCCAGACCTTGGCGATGAACTCTTCGCGGCCGTAGTCGTAGCGGTCCTTGCCCTCGGTCTCCTGCAGCATCTCCTCCACCTTGGTCTGGGTGGCGATGCCGGCGTGGTCCATGCCCGGCAGCCACAGCACCTCATAGCCCTGCATCCGCTTCCGGCGCACGATCGAGTCGATCAGGGTGTGGTCCAGGGCGTGGCCCATGTGCAGCTGCCCGGTGACGTTCGGCGGCGGCAAAACGATGGAGTACGCGGGTTTTTCGCTCTCCGCGTCCGCCGTGAAGTAGCCGCCGTCGACCCAGCGGTCGTACATCGTCGTTTCGTGCTCTTTCGGCTCCCACGACTTAGGGAGCGCGTCGGCACGATTGGTACCCAGATTCTTTCCCATGCTCTGCTCAGTCACGGGCACCATCATAGCCGTCGTGGCCCCGGGCCCAGCACACGCGGCCAGGCGGGAGAGGCTACTTGGTGACGACCATCCCCATCGCCGGAACCTCGATGGCGACCTTGGCGATGCCGTCCGGGCTGACCCGGATGCGCTCGACGACCTCCGGGCCGCCGTCCCGGCGCTCCACCGGCACGTCCTTCAACTGCGCCACGGGCGGCAACTTCCGGTCAAACGGCACCGTCACCTCGCACAGCACCGACATGTCGCCCGGCTGGCCTTTCTCGTCCAGCGACGTGTACTCCACGAACCGGAACACGCCGATGTTGTGCGCCGCCTCGTAGCGGCGCACCACCCGGGTCACCCCGTCCTCGTCGGGGCTGGCCGACAGTTCGACCAACGGGTCGAAGACGACGCCGGCCCCGCCGTCGCGTTCCCGGAACACGCCGATGCCGCGGCCCCGGCGGTCCAGCAGGTGGAAATCCGACTCCGGATCCGCGGCGATCGCCAGCCCCACCGCCGTCGACGCGCCCGGCAGCGGAGAGCGGTGCACGCGGCGGGCGTAGCGTTCCCGCAGCGTCCGCGGAATCAACGGCAGGGCACTGGCGCCACCCACCAGGTAAATCCCGGCGATGTCCGTGTCCGTCAGCGACTCCTCGTGCCCCACCACGTCGGAGAGCAGGTCCATGGTGAGGGTCACCAGCGCCTCCGCCTCGTCGTAGAACTCCGTGACGGGCACGGTCACGTCGGTGTCGGCGACGTCCAGGATCAGCCTCCGCGACTGTGGCTTGAGCTGCTCCTTCGCGGTGCGCGCCTCCTCGAGCAACCGCATGCTCGCGCGGCGACCCAAGGCGTCGTCCTGCCGGCCGGCCTTCGCCAACGCCAGGGAAAGCAGCAGCTCGTCGAAATCGTCCCCGCCCAGGCGGCTGACGCCGCGGGAGGTGATCACTTCGTGGGCGTTGCCGTCGATCTTGATCAACGACACGTCGAAGGTCCCGCCGCCCAAGTCGTAGACCAGAATGCTGGAACGTTTGGTGTTCAGGGTGCGCTCATGGCGGTGGCTGTATTCGAAGGCCGCGGCGCTGGGCTCGTTGACGAGTCCCAGCACCCGGACGCCCGCCCGGGTGAAGGCGTCCATCGTCAGCAGCCGTTGCGCGCTCGAGGCGTTCGCCGGCACCCCGAGGACCGCCTCCGTGGCGCTGTAGTCGCCTAATTCCGCCTGGTAGCGACGCAGCTGGCGGGCCACTTCCTCCGCGAAGGCCAACAACACCTCGCTGATCGGGCGCAGCTCATCGCCGATGCGCACCGGGGTGCGCGCCGTGACGCCCTCCCCGCTCAACATGCGTTTGAAAGAGCGGGTGTACTCCGCCCCCTCCAAGGCGAGCGCCTCCCACCCGGCGACGATCTTTCCTCCCCTGGCGGCGTCGATGGCGACTACCGAGGGGAGGTAGTCGAAGAAATCCCCCTCCGGATCCGCGGAGTGGACCACCGGGTAGTTGCCCCGGTCCACCGCCGCCATCACCGTACGTGTCGTGCCGAAATCAATCCCGAAGCGCATAACCGCCCAGTCTCCTTGTGTGTCCGACCTAACCCAGCAAACCTAACCCAACAAATTCTGGACTGCGGAGCGTTCCTCCCGCAGTTCCTGCACAGACTCCTCGATGCGGCCGCGCTGGAAGTCATTGAGCTCCAGCCCCTGCACGATCTCCCACTTTCCGTTGCGCGCCACCGTCGGCACACCGGCGACCAGCCCCTCGTCGATGCCGTAGGAGCCGTCCGAGACGACGGCCGCGGAGGACCACGCCTCGGTGCCGTGGATCCAGTCGTGCATGTGATCGACCGCCGCCGAGGCCGCGGAGGCTGC from Corynebacterium maris DSM 45190 includes these protein-coding regions:
- a CDS encoding carboxymuconolactone decarboxylase family protein; translated protein: MTDQNTPVGPQLDQELRDVFLAQDKAASLLGKKYAEVELPEALVELTMVHASQLNGCAACLTTHVPAARKAGVPQEKLDVLPAWREVDVFDAQEKAALELCEALTLLPRGRRHADAPVQAAEHFTDGQLVALEWAIIMINTYNRISIASGHGPTG
- a CDS encoding valine--tRNA ligase, with the protein product MVPVTEQSMGKNLGTNRADALPKSWEPKEHETTMYDRWVDGGYFTADAESEKPAYSIVLPPPNVTGQLHMGHALDHTLIDSIVRRKRMQGYEVLWLPGMDHAGIATQTKVEEMLQETEGKDRYDYGREEFIAKVWEWKQQYGGDIQSQMRAIGDSVDWSRDRFTLDEGLSRAVQTIFKALYDQGMIYRANRLVNWSPSLETAVSDIEVVHKDVQGELVSIRYGSLNDDEPHLIVATTRVETMLGDVAIAVHPEDERYRDLIGAEFAHPFRDDLKLKVIADDYVDPEFGSGAVKVTPAHDPNDYAMGVRHDLAMPTIMDKTGHIADTGTDFDGLDRFEARVKVREALAEQGRIVKEVRPYEHSVGHSERSGEPIEPRLSLQWFVKVDALAKMSGDAIREGDTVIHPEAMEPRYFDWVDDMHDWTISRQLWWGHRIPIWYGPDGEVVCVGPDEQPPAGEGWEQDPDVLDTWFSSALWPFSTMGWPDKTPDLEKFYPTSVLVTAYDILFFWVARMMMFGTFAGTLTPELLGRGKDGRPQVPFTDLYLHGLVRDEHGRKMSKSLGNGIDPMDWVDKFGADALRFTLARGANPGIDLPVGEDHAQSSRNFATKLFNATKFALLNGADVGELPPREELTDADRWILDRLEEVRGKVDAYLEDYQFAKANEELYQFTWSEFCDWYLEIAKTQIPRDEVTQQGTNTQIVLGRVLDVVLRLLHPSMPFITELLWTTLTEGETVTVAPWPTAADTNGGATADEVAARRIEDAEKLVTELRRFRSDQGVKPSQKVPAAIDFAAADLAGQEPLVRSLAKVTAPEDDFEESASLELRLSQSTLTVALDTSGTVDKVAERKRLEKELAAANKELDGTGKKLANEAFLSKAPTEVVDKIRARRQVAQEEVERLTARLGGLK
- a CDS encoding TetR/AcrR family transcriptional regulator, whose translation is MTVVRRAQQARAVEKKRQILDAAVALMFEKGVPGVTHRQVAARAQVPVGSIGYYYNTREDLLVTAVAELGRRRRRDAETILREVRAPLPPEATADLLLRIMVGEEPTGDMLTDWLAIMLDGIRESEPLRAALDGVRCDLYLDFRVLLDAAGYPGVEESSVNARIGGAVLVAVVEQREDVLASVRGALVDLLEKQPG
- a CDS encoding Hsp70 family protein produces the protein MRFGIDFGTTRTVMAAVDRGNYPVVHSADPEGDFFDYLPSVVAIDAARGGKIVAGWEALALEGAEYTRSFKRMLSGEGVTARTPVRIGDELRPISEVLLAFAEEVARQLRRYQAELGDYSATEAVLGVPANASSAQRLLTMDAFTRAGVRVLGLVNEPSAAAFEYSHRHERTLNTKRSSILVYDLGGGTFDVSLIKIDGNAHEVITSRGVSRLGGDDFDELLLSLALAKAGRQDDALGRRASMRLLEEARTAKEQLKPQSRRLILDVADTDVTVPVTEFYDEAEALVTLTMDLLSDVVGHEESLTDTDIAGIYLVGGASALPLIPRTLRERYARRVHRSPLPGASTAVGLAIAADPESDFHLLDRRGRGIGVFRERDGGAGVVFDPLVELSASPDEDGVTRVVRRYEAAHNIGVFRFVEYTSLDEKGQPGDMSVLCEVTVPFDRKLPPVAQLKDVPVERRDGGPEVVERIRVSPDGIAKVAIEVPAMGMVVTK
- a CDS encoding DUF4233 domain-containing protein — translated: MTDPQHDATSDHAVNPGPLGPGHAPAKDPLKGLRGVMSGVLVLEALTVWLSLTVILKIDSGVLWTPFNIWFTVILGALYFVMAFLQRLPKALQINLALQAVGLVGFLVHWSLGAMVVIFIFVWWYLLALRRNLIERMRRGLLVTQHLGTADDVK
- the ndk gene encoding nucleoside-diphosphate kinase → MTERTLILIKPDGVKNGHVGEIIARIERKGLKLTALDLRTTDRETAEKHYEEHKDKPFFGELVDFITSAPLVAGIVEGERAIEAWRQLAGGTDPVSKATPGTIRGDFALTVGENVVHGSDSPESAEREISIWFPNL
- the folC gene encoding bifunctional tetrahydrofolate synthase/dihydrofolate synthase, whose product is MADSRDEHTPDEAEALEKIREALEDMNGPATVDDLDEEGDAEGGEDLSEFGDVKLTDHGLTLNLGGANLDEERAAPASEAIGDADWAELARVDAELNQRWPETKIEPSLERIELLMDLLGSPQHSFKSIHVAGTNGKTSTVRMIESLLRAFHRRTGRATSPHLQSVTERITLDGVPVHPRDFVRTWEEIKPYVELVDQRTGTPMSKFEVLTALAYAAFADAPVDVAVVEVGMGGEWDATNVIHPEVAVITPIGMDHTDYLGETIEEIAAEKAGVIKRRADADDPLTPSDNVTVVAEQDPAALQVVLERAVEVDSAVARAGSEFGVLESGIAVGGQQLTLRGLAGDYDDVFLPLSGEHQARNAAVALAAVEAFFGAGPGRPLDVDTVRRGFAQVTSPGRLERMRSTPTTFIDAAHNPHGAKALGEALERDFDFHRLIGVVAVLGDKDAPGILASLEPHLSEIVVTQVSSPRALDAYDLAETAREIYGEERVHVADSLPGAYALAVELAEDADVQSGSGIVITGSVVAAGEARTMFGKDPQ
- a CDS encoding pirin family protein, producing the protein MSNTEPAPSEIDLATTAPVCADGAKVEIITARAVPLGGPRAMTVHRTLPQRQRSTIGAWCFVDHYGPDDVSDTGGMDVAPHPHTGLQTVSWLFEGDVTHHDSGDHHAVVKPGEVNLMTAGAGICHSEVSTQSTTILHGVQLWTVLPDSARHGERRFDHHAPAPVAFDGGEALVFIGELLGYSSPIPAFTPLVGAELRLDPGAVLELDVDPDFEHGLLVDAGEIDLEGVAVAPRELAYTGVGETRLRIRNNGADRARLVFIGGEPFTEDVVMWWNFIGRDHDEIVQFREEWENHAERFGVTRGYVSHDADGLDRLPAPGFPNARIRPRVSPDPVARPELRTES
- a CDS encoding GNAT family N-acetyltransferase — protein: MSLSDTLGNPVDVRPQGQSFHITYADDEVAGRADFRDTDGERLFFHTEVEEQYGGRGLASTLLDAALAATAADGLTVVAVCPFVKARLEKDAGPVTWRKPSPDDLTWLRRHL
- a CDS encoding carboxymuconolactone decarboxylase family protein; this translates as MTDSTPSYGPYLDKFFPEVYKSLNKVSGQVRKIYPDVDLSTALIELISVRASQLNGCAACLSIHVPAARRAGVSETKLQVLPAWREVDVFDAQEKAALELCEELTLLPPGRRHADAAVRACEHFAEEQVAALEWAIILINTYNRISIASGHPPLTR